The following proteins are co-located in the Halorubrum aethiopicum genome:
- the nadC gene encoding carboxylating nicotinate-nucleotide diphosphorylase: MPVIDADVERWLREDLGHHDVTNDVPGNTEGRLVAKEAGVAAGLDAAVAVFDYLGCDAEAVVSSGDRVEPGNTALRATGDAQSVLRAERVAVNVAGHASGVATKTRRAVDAACEVCAAVEIAATRKTTPGLRGVEKRAVVAGGGDTHRLDLSHMVMVKDNHIAEMGLESAIRHFRERKSFATKLEVEVESPADAPQTADAGADIVLLDNMTPAETKRAVDLLDGAALAEASGSITVEDVPAYAATGVDVISMGSLTHSAPSLDYSFSTSVA, translated from the coding sequence ATGCCGGTCATTGACGCCGACGTGGAGCGCTGGCTCCGTGAGGACCTCGGGCACCACGACGTGACCAACGACGTGCCCGGCAACACCGAGGGCCGGCTCGTCGCGAAGGAGGCAGGCGTCGCGGCCGGCCTCGACGCCGCAGTCGCAGTGTTCGATTACCTCGGCTGCGACGCGGAGGCGGTGGTGAGCTCCGGCGATCGCGTCGAACCCGGGAACACAGCCCTCCGAGCCACAGGCGACGCACAGAGCGTCCTGCGCGCGGAGCGCGTCGCGGTCAACGTCGCGGGGCACGCGTCCGGCGTAGCGACGAAGACGCGGCGCGCTGTGGACGCCGCCTGCGAAGTCTGCGCCGCGGTCGAAATCGCGGCCACCCGGAAGACGACACCCGGCCTGCGCGGCGTCGAGAAGCGTGCGGTGGTTGCGGGCGGCGGCGACACCCACCGCCTTGACCTCTCGCACATGGTCATGGTGAAGGACAACCACATTGCCGAGATGGGACTCGAATCGGCGATTCGGCATTTCCGAGAGCGAAAATCGTTCGCCACGAAACTCGAAGTCGAAGTCGAATCGCCCGCGGATGCCCCCCAGACTGCCGACGCCGGCGCAGACATCGTCCTACTGGACAACATGACCCCCGCCGAGACCAAGCGCGCGGTCGACCTGCTAGACGGAGCCGCGCTCGCGGAAGCCAGTGGCAGCATCACCGTCGAGGACGTCCCCGCGTATGCCGCGACGGGCGTGGACGTCATCTCGATGGGATCGCTGACGCACTCCGCGCCCAGTCTCGACTACTCGTTCTCCACGTCGGTCGCGTGA
- a CDS encoding DUF7436 family protein, translating into MRRRRRSGRRCQRRRAPFRGRLWDPAIHRRRRRRQAPWEQYEPELAAFRETLPSNTHVRMLVAAGGLESVPEPAREAYAGREVIAVRVTAGLAIPLDAVDGERLGAVELRKDAPLDRPRRRFEREWEQADPLDSHATDVENE; encoded by the coding sequence ATGCGTCGGAGACGGCGTTCAGGACGACGATGCCAGCGACGACGAGCGCCATTCCGAGGACGCCTGTGGGATCCAGCGATTCATCGACGGCGACGGCGCCGACAAGCGCCGTGGGAACAGTACGAACCGGAACTAGCGGCGTTCAGGGAAACGCTGCCGAGCAACACCCACGTACGGATGCTCGTCGCCGCCGGCGGCCTCGAATCGGTGCCGGAACCGGCCCGCGAAGCGTACGCGGGCCGCGAGGTCATCGCCGTCCGGGTGACGGCTGGCCTCGCGATCCCGCTCGACGCGGTGGACGGCGAGCGCCTCGGCGCGGTCGAACTCCGTAAGGACGCGCCACTCGACCGGCCCCGCAGACGGTTCGAACGCGAGTGGGAGCAGGCCGACCCGCTGGACAGTCACGCGACCGACGTGGAGAACGAGTAG